The Clostridium felsineum DSM 794 genome has a window encoding:
- a CDS encoding HNH endonuclease: MRKYTSRESSMIKNLKKEKPHICYYCRKFITNEEELTVDHKTPLSRGGLTVPDNLVIACKDCNLEKDSMTEDEYYVYLEVKKELGNYNFIIITKINNLLKEQEKILDMYRDLHEEKRLLNYKKMKVLKMITTEHFNAARGYMLARELQNYSLKLIRLDEELIHETSMEELAKYNIMQLNTQKREIFKKLIEAYKNKDEKFKILLKKAM; this comes from the coding sequence AAAAAGAAAAACCACATATTTGTTATTATTGTAGAAAATTCATAACAAATGAAGAAGAACTAACAGTAGACCATAAGACACCATTGTCCAGAGGTGGTTTAACTGTACCAGATAATTTAGTTATCGCTTGTAAAGACTGTAATCTTGAAAAAGATAGTATGACAGAAGATGAATATTATGTATATTTAGAAGTAAAAAAAGAATTAGGAAATTATAATTTTATAATTATAACTAAAATAAACAATCTTCTAAAAGAACAAGAAAAAATATTAGATATGTATAGAGATTTACATGAGGAAAAAAGACTTCTTAACTATAAAAAGATGAAAGTGTTAAAAATGATAACAACCGAACATTTTAATGCGGCTAGAGGATATATGTTGGCAAGAGAATTACAGAACTATTCTTTAAAATTAATAAGATTAGATGAAGAATTAATACATGAAACTAGTATGGAGGAATTAGCAAAATATAATATTATGCAGTTAAATACACAGAAAAGAGAAATCTTTAAAAAATTAATAGAAGCGTATAAGAATAAAGATGAAAAATTTAAAATTTTATTAAAAAAAGCAATGTAA